A part of Caretta caretta isolate rCarCar2 chromosome 1, rCarCar1.hap1, whole genome shotgun sequence genomic DNA contains:
- the LOC142070986 gene encoding uncharacterized protein LOC142070986: MQSSSAEVTMMESQNRKRAPAWTEREVRDLIAVWGEESVLSELRSSFRNAKTFLKISQGMKDRGHNRDPKQCRVKLKELRQAYQKTREANGRSGSEPQTCRFYDELHAILGGSATTTPAVLFDSFNGDGGNTEVGFGDEEDDDEEVVDSSQQASGETGFPDSQELFLTLDLEPVPPEPTQGCLLDSAGGEGTSAACVSMITGSSPSQRLLPSHSLPVSPADGCGYEFSEE, translated from the exons atgcagagctcatcagcagaggtgaccatgatggagtcccagaatcgcaaaagagctccagcatggactgaacgggaggtacgggatctgatcgctgtttggggagaggaatccgtgctatcagaactccgttccagttttcgaaatgccaaaacctttctgaaaatctcccagggcatgaaggacagaggccataacagggacccgaagcagtgccgcgtgaaactgaaggagctgaggcaagcctaccagaaaaccagagaggcgaacggccgctctgggtcagagccccaaacatgccgcttctatgatgagctgcatgccattttagggggttcagccaccactaccccagccgtgttgtttgactccttcaatggagatggaggcaatacagaagtaggttttggggacgaagaagatgatgatgaggaggttgtagatagctcacagcaagcaagcggagaaaccggttttcccgacagccaggaactgtttctcaccctagacctggagccagtaccccccgaacccacccaaggctgcctcctggactcagcaggcggagaagggacctctg ctgcatgtgtttcaatgatcacaggatcttctccttcccagaggcta cttCCCAGCCATTCTCTGCCAGTGAGTCCTGCAGATGGCTGTGGTTATGAGTTTTCAGAAGAGTGA